The sequence GTGGCGATGATCAGCTACTCAACAGGCAACTCGGGCACGGGTTCAGATGTGGATAAAGTCCGTGAAGCGACTCGTATCGCGAAAGAAAAACGCCCAGATCTGATCATTGATGGTCCTTTGCAATACGATGCGGCTGTAATGCCAAACGTTGCCCGCTCTAAGGCGCCTAATAGCCCTGTCGCTGGACAAGCTACAGTATTTGTATTCCCAGACCTCAATACAGGCAACACAACTTACAAAGCCGTACAACGAAGCGCCGATCTGATCAGTATCGGCCCAATGCTGCAAGGTATGCGTAAGCCAGTAAATGACTTATCCCGCGGTGCATTAGTTGATGACATTGTCTACACCATCGCCCTGACAGCCATTCAAGCTTCACAAAACGATGCGGCAAAACGCTAACACTGTTAAATACGGTTAAATGATAACCACAAAAAAGCACTGGCCTGTCCCAGTGCTTTTTTTTAACCTATTTTCAGGTAAATGTACCATGATTGACTGATCGTTTAGCGATATAAAAAACCCAAATGACATTAGAAAACGATGGAAAGAACTCAGGAAATGCTATTCAGCTATGTGTATAGAGTGAGTCATTCTAAGAAAATATCCACAATCAACAATGGATTCTAATAAGTAACAGCCAATCGTCACTTTTTGACCAGCAGATAAATAAAGACGATATCAGTGACTTACAAAACATCACTTAAGTCTTCAACATAGTTTTCCACAGATTCTGTGGATAACCTTTTAAGGTATCTTTTACTATATGACATAGTCACCGCCGAACAGTCAACCCATTTCCTATTATTCGTCAAATTCTTACAAAACTTGAACATAGGCGTTAAAATCGCGATACTCGAAGCAAATTCCGAGGGCACTAACCTATGCGAACTCTATTCTTTATCTCTCTATTATTTCTGTTTGGTTGTGGCGATTCAGGGAAACCGCCGACACTAACCCCAGAGGAAGTGAGTTTAGGCTTTTTCAAAGCTATCTATGTCGATCGTGATGTTGAAAAAGCCAAACAGTTCGTCAATGATCCACTAAAAGAAGTGCTAAGCCACTACTACATTGCCACTGCAGTACAACGTAATATGCTCAGTCTTTCTATGACCAACGTTGAAATGGAAATTGATGATATTGATATCGATTTTTTTCGCAAATTTACCAAAGATGTTCTCGTGGTAATTAAGATGAAAGGGCTTAAAGCGGGACAACCTTGGATTGATGATAGAACCATCCGCCTACATAAAATCGGTAATAAATGGGTGATCGTTGAGATTATGCCTGAAAAGCGCAGAGTGAATGGCTAGGTGACTTTTATTGCGAGTATAGGCTTCAAGACCTCCTTATTTTAAAGAAAAAATAGCAACCTTAGGGTTGCTATTTTCGTTGCTTGTTTTGTTACTTCCGACTCATCAAGATCCATTAGCGTTTTAGGCTGGGATCACTTCCTCTTCACTTTCAGCAGGCAAAGACGTCAGTACATCGTCCTTTACTTGATAGTAAGCATTTTCGTATTCATGAACTTCCATAACAACTCCTGCTTGATTTTGTAAGGTCACAAAGGCATGTCCTTCTATGTTGACATTTTGCCTATGAGGAAAGGGATTTCCGTGGGCAGGAGTATAACAAACCATATTATCCAGTTACAGAAAACTTTCAGTTTTGTTTGCCATTAATAACGAAAAAATACCAAAATCCACTTTTAACGCGGCGAAAGTGAATCTCGAAGTGAAAACCTTTCAGTTAGCCTTCACTCGATAGCGTAATACTTTTAATGACTTTTCTTCCGACACATCGATAAAGGCTGGCGGATTAGCGAGTCGCTCAACATATTCCAATGCTGGCGCAGCTTCAGCAACCTGTTTGCGCAGAAAAGCGGTATCCAGTTCAGGGGCATTTAAACACAATAACACTTCACCATTATCGGCAAGTAATTCAGGTAACCGCCTAATTAAACGCACATAATCCTTAGTAGCAACAAAACTCCCCTTCTGATTGCTCGGCGGATCGGCAACTATTATTTCATAGGGACCGAGCTTTTTAAGTTTGCCCCAAGATTTGAAAATATCATGGCCTAAAAAACGTGCTCCAGCGACAAAGCCATTCAGCAAATGGTTTTGTTTACCAATAGCAAGGGCTCCTTTACTCATATCCATATTCACAACTTCATCAGCCCCGCCCTGCAGTGCTGCAACTGAGAATCCACAGGTATAAGCAAATAAATTAAGCACCTTTTTATGGCGTGCATTTGCCCTCACCCAATCTCGACCGTTGGCCATATCGAGAAAAAGTCCATGATTTTGGCCGCGCATTAAATGCACCTGAAATCGCGATCCCTTTTCAGTAACGATATGAGGTTCTGGAATTTCGCCCTCAAGTAACTGAGTAAACGTCTCCCCCGCACAACGAAATTGATACACGAGATTTAGAGGACTTTCAGGATGCCATGCTTGCCAACGTGCTGTAATGGCCTGCTGGCACATCGCAAGCTCGGTATCTTCGAGAGGAATAAAACTGGTTAACAATAAAACGGGGGCAAACCAATCTAAACAAATATGCTCAGAGCCAGCATAATGCCCGCCTCGACCATGAAATAAACGTACCGCATCATTACCGAGTTCTATCGTGGTGAGCGCTTGTAAAAAACGTTGCATTATTAATTTACTTCTTTTCTGTTGAACTAGGAGTCGCCTGATGATTAACAGGCTCAGATATCACTGTACTTTTGACGAGTCTATCGTCGACATCATCCGACAATAAAATGGCCAACCAACCTCCACTTTTACTGGATTCAAGGGCGATTTTCACCACCATAGTCAAAGGGACTGACAGTAACATTCCTACAGATCCAAGTAACCAACCCCAAAAAATTAATGATAAAAATACCACTAACGTGGAAAGTCCAAGGCCACGTCCCATAAATTTGGGTTCAATCACATTGCCCATCACCATATTGGCGCCAATATACAATAATGCAGTCCCTCCAGCAGCGGTGGGACCAAGCTGAATAAAGGCTAACAACACGGCAGGAATGGCGGCAATAATGGAACCTATATTCGGAATGTAATTGAATAAAAAGGCGATGACAGCCCACAAAAGAGCATAATCCACACCGATAAAGGTTAAGCCAATACCCACAATGAGACCTGTCGCTAAGCTCACTAAGGTCTTTAACACCATATATTGATTAACCGATTGCAAGAAACGATCAATTTGCTGTAAGCGCATATCAGGATCATCCAGCGCTAAATGTAATTTTTTCGGTAAAGACTGTGCCTCAAACAACATGAATACTATGGTTAAGACGATCAAGAACAAGTTGGCCATTACGTTCCCTACACCCGACAACATATTCGTTGTCATCGATAAAGCCATACCTGGGTCAAAATAGGCTAAGACTTGATCTTTTGAAATGTGAATGTTCAGTGCCTGTAATTTATGAATAATCCAAGAAAACTGCTCTATTAGCTGATCACGGTATTGGGGAAGTTGTTTAGAAAATTCGTTAATGGAACTCCCTACAACGGAAGCCAACCAAAGTCCCATTAAGACTATAAAACACATCAAAAGAATGACAGCTAACCACTTAGGCACACGATATTTTGTCATTAATCCAATGGCCGGATTACAGATCATCGCAATAAAACTGGATAACACAAAAGGCACCACTATTGGGCTGGCAGCCTTTATCCCTGCCAAAATAATCACTACAAAGGCCATCACCGCAAAGCCACGATAGGCTGCTGAAGGCGCATTAGGTCGCGTCATTTATTAAAAATCCTTCTTGATCTTAGATAAAATTGTTAGGCTATCGTGACAAAAGTACCAATCTCAATCACCTAAGCCTTAATAGTAAGTTGTCATTATGAAACCAGAAACCGCGATTATACGCATTAAAAACTTAAGACTTCGCACTTTTATTGGCATAAAAGAAGATGAAATTCAGAATCGCCAAGATGTGATAGTCAATGTCGTGATCCATTACTGCGCAGAACGCGCTCGTAATAGTGATAATGTAGACGACGCACTCAATTACCGCACAATCACTAAAAAGATCATTGAACTGATTGAGAATAATCGTTTCTCGCTGCTCGAAAATCTAACAAGCCAAACCTTAGCCCTCGCGAGTGAACATCCTTGGGTAGAATTTGCTAGTGTTGAAATAGATAAACCCCATGCTCTGCGCTTCGCTGATTCAGTGTCGATGGAACTTTGCTATCAAAAAGCCGCGCAGTAGCAATCACCGTAAAGTGATCCCTTCACGCCCGTTTTCGTATATTTGTTGGGTTGGGAAATTCAACCAATGAGTTCCATATACTTAAGGAAATACCATGAAAATACTCATCACTGGCGCTAGTGGTTTTATTGGTCGCCAATTGGTTGCACTTTTAGCACCTATGCATCAGTTGACCCTATTAACCCGCTCTCCAGAACAAACGCGTAAAGTACTCGGTGCAGAGCATCAATATTTAGCTAGTTTGGATCAACTAGATGATTTAAATACCATAGATGCGGTAGTAAATTTAGCGGGCGAGCCCATCGTTGCAAAGCGCTGGAGTAAAAACCAAAAACAACTTATCTGCAGTAGCCGCTGGAATACAACAGCTAGGTTAACCCAACTTATTCAACAAAGTAGTAATCCACCCAGTGTTATGGTGAGCGGTTCTGCTATTGGGTTTTATGGTCGACAAGGTGAACAACTATTAAATGAAAATAGCACTCCCAATATTGAATTCAGCCATGAAATCTGCAAAACCTGGGAGCAGTTAGCGCTAAATGCAGCATCAGAGCATACTCGGGTCAGTATTATTCGGATCGGTATCGTACTCGGTCACGGCGGCGCGCTAGAAAAGATGCTTCCTCCCTTTAAACTAGGTCTCGGTGGCCCAATAGGGCATGGCCGCCAAGGCATGAGTTGGATACATGTCAACGATCTCATCTCTCTTATCGAATTTTTACTCACCCATGACCAGTGCCAAGGCCTATTTAATGCCACAGCTCCTAACCCTGTGAGTAATGCCGAATTTGCGAAAACATTAGGTAAGGCACTTAATCGACCCGCAATGATCACAACACCGCCGCTTGCCTTACGTCTAGCCATGGGGGAAATGTCTGAACTACTTACTGAAGGCCAATTTGTTTACCCTAAACGGGCGCTTGAGGCAGGGTTTCAATTTCAGTACACAGATCTCGAATCGGCATTAACGGATATTGTTGCCCGCTAAATAGAAGAATAAAAAGAACAATGGAGGCGTTATTTGCGCTATGTGTAAAAAATATGGTTATAACTCAATGAAAAAACGTATTAATCCACCTTAATGAAGCTCATAGATTAGGTTGTTTTTGTGCAAAACATTTTCAACACATTTGTGCAACAACATGATTTATAAGATGATTTAACGACAAAGAAGACTTTTCCTGTTAAACTTGCCGCCATTCGGTCATAAAAGCTTTCATTCAAAGCCGTACATTGACCTCAGCAAAATCTACACTGGCCCCTAGTCGCCAGTGATTGGTACTCAGTAACGCGCCATTTTGGCAATACTGCTCTGTAAAACCAAGACCGTTCATCCGCGCTTATTCATCCCTCTCCAACATCAGGGGATTGTTCAAGATCTGTCCTTAAGATCGAGCGCTTAACATCCAGCATTAGCAGGTGCTTAATAACGAGATGGGTTATCTCTGATGGGTACTGTACCCAATCACACACCCACACTAAAACAGTTTGTAAGGAATTCTCATGCACACGACTTATACGATTGGCGAGCTAGAATCATTTTTAGTTGCTATCTTCGTGCTGTTTATCGGCCACTCCATCAATCGCCATGTACGTGTTTTTAGACAATACAATATCCCTGAGCCCATAGTGGGTGGGCTTGTTGTTGCCGCGGTTATCGCGGGCTTACACGTTCAAAATATTAGTCTTAATTTCAGTTTATCAATGCAAAATACCTTAATGCTGATGTTCTTTAGCACTATAGGCCTTTCGGCAAATTACAAACTGTTACTCAGTGGTGGTAAAAAGGTCTTCATTTTTTTAGGTGTCGCTTCACTCTATATTGTTATTCAAAATGCAGTTGGTGTCAGTTTAGCGAGCCTATTAGGACTTGAACCGATAATGGGACTTATCGCAGGTTCTATTACACTATCGGGTGGTCATGGTACAGGTGTCGCTTGGTCACAAACCTTTGCAGAAAACTATGGGATCAATACGTTAGAGTTTGCCATGGCGGCTGCAACCTTTGGCTTAGTGATGGGAGGCATTATAGGTGGCCCAGTGGCCCAACGATTAATTGGTAAGCATAATCTTGTCTCTCGCTATGGTATTGGTCGTAAGCACCATGTCGATCACCCACACTTAGTCACTTACGATCAATTAGAAGAAGATCACGTTACCGCAAAAACCATTCTCGAAACCCTTTTTGTGCTCTTATTATGCGTTGCTGGCGCAAAATGGATTACTGAGTGGGTTGGCCTATCGGGTATCGCTTGGTTAAAAATGCCTGACTTTGTGTATGCTCTTTTTTTAGGCGTTACCATCGCCAATATGACTGAACTTACCCGAGGCTATAAACCTCACACTGAGAGTATCGATGTCATTGGCACAGTCTCGCTATCACTGTTCCTTTCTATGGCATTGATAAATTTAAAACTCTGGGAAATTTTTGATTTAGCGATCCCACTACTCGTGATTTTGTTAGTGCAAACCGCAGTATTGGCGCTCTTTGCCTATTTTGTGACATTTAAGGTCATGGGCAGTAATTACGATGCAGCGGTGATAACAGGTGGCCACTGTGGATTCGGTATGGGCGCAACACCGACAGCAGTGATGAATATGGGGGCGCTGGTTTCACGCACGGGTCCATCGCCTCAAGCTTTTATGGTCGTACCGATTGTGGGCGCTTTCTTTATCGATATTGTTAACTTAATTGTCTTGCAAGGTTATTTAAGTTTTATTATGTAGCTTATTCCAATCAAAAAGCACTGAGATCACCCAGTGCTTTTCTTAAGTAATAAACGGTTTAACTCCCTGCTTTTAATAACTCAGAGCAGGATTGATTCAGTAATTGACGGCAACGCCACACCCCAAGCAAGGCCACCAACAATGCACCGGATACAGGAGCAATTGCCCACCAAGGCCAATGCATATACACATTAAGTTCAAACACTTGAGTTTTTAGTAGATAGAGCGCAAATTCAGCCACTATAACAGCAAGCACGCCTGCAATACCTCCCAGTAAAGCAAACTCTAAACCCGTTGCACTGCGTAATAACCATCCTGAAGCACCAAAAGTACGCAGTACAGCAAGTTCCCGCTGCCGAGTCGCCATGCCAGCTTCCGTCTGTGCAATCAACACTAAGCCACTGGCTAATAACACTAAAACTAGCACTAAGGTCAACGACAGGGAGACTTGCTCAATAATCTGCCTGAGCTGCTCCACCATTGCACCCACATCAATGATAGAAACCGTTGGAAATTGCTGAATAAGCGCCAAGATAACCGATGCCTTAGGCATACCCTCTGCATTTGTCGCCTGAGCATCAAGACCTTTTTCATCTAAAAAAAAGCTTGCCATCGAGGTATACGCAAAAGGTGCAAGTGCTTCTTGGGTAAAGATCATAAAGAAGTTTGGTTGCAGAGTTTCCCAGTGCACGGTACGAATACTCGCAACTTTTACGGTAAGCTCCTGATTATCGATGATATAAGTCAGCTTATCGCCAAGACCAATACCTAAACGCTCCGCCACACCTGACTCGACTGACACGTCATCGGTAGCTTGATTAAACTGCCCTTCTATTAACTCGTTATTGGCGGGCAAGGTATTACGCCATGTGAGATTGAGCTCACGAGAAATCCCGACGCGCCCCTTTTCACCAGCCTCCCGCTGTTCATTAGAAATCAAGGTTTCCCCGTTGATTTGGGTTAGACGTCCACGGATCACCGGATAAATATCCGTCGCAGTAATGCCATTTGCCGACATAAAATCATGTAAAGGCTTAGCATCATCGGGGGCAATATTGACTAAAAAGTAGTTCGGCGCATTTTCGGGTAGCTGTTTTTGCCATTCGTTAAGTAAATCTTGCCTGAGCGCCAAAATGGTCAATAACAACACGAGTGCCGCGCTAAAACCGACCAATTGCACCGCATTTTGCCGCGCACGACGCCTTAGTCCCGCTAGCGCCAATTGTAAGGGATTGGTCGTTTTCATACCTATGCTGTGACCTGCACGTATCATCACAAAACCCAGCACACTCAGTAACACACCAAGCAGTAAGACAGCCGCAACGACCGTTAGTGTCAAAGCCCAACTTTGGGAATACAAATATCCCAGTAACGCCATCGCCCCTAAACTCAGTAGCAAATGCAACCACATGCCAAGTTGCAGACCTTCTAACTGACGCTGCAGCACCCTTAGTGGCGGAATCGCCAGTAACCGCATCAAAGGGTAGGCTGAAAACATAAAGGCGCTGATAAGCCCTGTGCTTATCCCGAGCAATAATGGTCGAGTCAGTGGCGGTGAATAAGCAGCAATTTCGGGTGGCAATAGATAACTGATCCCAAAATCCAGTAACCCACCACCGATAAGACCTAAGCCTATTCCCAATAACGTCACAAGTAATAAGTGCATGCCAAACAGCAGACGAATTTGTTTTGCTGAGGCACCGAAGGTTTTCAGCATGGCCACCACATCGTAATGGCGCTGACAATAACGCTGAGCAGCAATACCTATCGCAGCGCAAGCTAGTGCAATTCCCATTAAACTGGCTAACAGCAAGAAACGCTCTGCTCGCTTAACAGCGCCTGCTATAGGCGAATCGCCAGATTGCACATCGACCCAGCGTTGGGTGCTATTCAGCAGCGGTTTGGCACTTTGCTCAAAAGCGATGAGGGCAGCTTCATCTCCTGCAAATTGATATAAATACGTGACGCGGCTCCCCGGTTGAATAACCCCCGTTTTTGCCACATCTTCCATTCGCATCAACACAATAGGGGATGAAGCAAAAGGATTGAACCCTGCGTCGGGCAAACGGCTGATCTCATTGCTGAGCACAAACTCACTGTTACCTAACTCTATGGATTTGGGATATCCCAAAAGCCCACCTAAACGCGTCTCAAACCAGATTTCATCCGCTTTAGGTAACGCTTTTGTTTTACCAGTGGTAAGCTCAATTTCACCTTTGAGTGGATAACCCACCTCAACAGCGCGCACTGTCACTAGCTGGAATTTATCTCCCGAATAGACCATGGAATTAAATTGCATGCTAGTCACATGCTTAAGCCCAAGCTCTTCGGCTTTAGCTAAAATAGTGGGATCAATTATCACGGGTGAATCGATAATACGATCGGCTGCAATAAACGCAGCAGCCTCTCCATTAATTGCCACTTGCAAGCGCTCGCTCACCCGCGCTAAACCACTCACAGACAATACTGCGAGCGTGATAGCGAGGATAATCAGTAACAATTGCCCTTGCTGTAACTCACGTTTAAATAGGCGCCATGCCAGACTTAACTCCATATTTAAGCCTCCTTAGCATTAGCGAGTATATCGGGAGCAACGGATGGGGTTGAGACAACAGCTCTGGCGTTATCTTCCTGTAAATGGCCATTATCCATCACCAACTGCCGCTGGCAGCGTTTAGCAAGTAACAGATCATGGGTGACAAGAATTAAGGTGGTATGACTTTCTTGATTGAGCTCAAACAGCATGTCGGCGATCTTATGGCCGTTAACACCATCTAAATTCCCCGTAGGTTCATCGGCAAACAGCACTGTTGGCTCACAGATAAAAGCACGGGCTATCGCGACCCTTTGCTGCTCCCCACCCGAAAGCTGTTTGGGTAAATGGGTCAAGCGGTGGGATAACCCCACCCTTTCTAACATGGCCTGCGCTTTTTCCTTGGCATTTTTCACCCCTGCGAGTTCGGCGGGTAACATCACATTTTCGAGTGCTGTTAAGGTATCAACCAACATAAAAGATTGAAAAATAAAGCTCACTTTCTGTTTACGTAGTGCCGCTTTTTGCTCTTCATTGAGTGGCGATAACGCCACGCCATCGAGCCAAATTTCACCCGATGTCGGCGTATCAAGTGCTGCGAGCAATCCAAGCAAGGTGGATTTACCCGATCCAGAGGGTCCTAAAATCGCCACACTCTCGCCTTGCTTGACATCTAAGTTAATGCCCTTGAGGATAGTGAGCGTTCCTTCCTGAGTGATCACTGATTTTTCGAGGTTAACCACATTGATGGCACTGTTTTTTAAGATGACGTTAGACATAGGATCCTTCTTATATAAATCGTTCTGGTATCAATCGCTAAGATTAAAGTCAATGGCGAAGACCCTGGGGGCATTCATCCTACTGAGTATGTTAATGGCTACGCCAGTTCATGCGGCGAAGGTACTGATCCTTGGCGATAGCTTAGGCGCAAGCTATGGCATGTCGGAACAACTGGGCTGGGTCGCAATGTTGCAAAAAAATCTCCCTGAACATCAGTTTATTAATGGTTCAGTTAGCGGAGAAACTACCGCAGGCGGCCTTCGCCGATTACCCGCTTTACTCGATTCAGTCTCTCCAGATCTTGTGGTCGTTGAACTGGGAGGGAATGATGGTTTACGTGGATTCCCACCAACGCAACTCGAAAATAATCTAATCCAAATCATTACTCTAGCGCAAAAAAGTGGCGCCAAAGTATTACTCACCGAAATCATGGTACCGCCTAACTATGGCCCTCGCTATACCCAAAAGTTCACCCAAGTGTATCAAGACATATCCAAAACACAGAATATTGAATTAATTCCATTCTTTATGCAGGAAATCGCTCCTTATCCAGACTTAATGCAACGGGATGGCATTCATCCCAATGAAAAGGCCCAAGCAAAAATTGCCGCATGGATGCAACCTTGGATAGAAAAAGCCTTAAACCAATAAGTTTGTGGATATTTTAAGCTAATAAACAGCTTGCTGACTTAAACTCATGCTTGAGCGATAAAAACGTGTTCTAACGCAAGAATAACATCATATATAAACAGTAAAATTAGTGTTAGCAAATGGTTAACTCAAACAAGGAGTCAATATGTCCCTTAGCCATCAGCAAAAAGTGTACATACCCAAGGAAGCCCGTACCAACCAATTCATCACAGCCGAAATCAAAGTGACGGATGAATTACTGAGTCAATATCCAGACTATCAAAGCTGTTATCAGACCTTGAGCCGCTTGATATTTAATTTGGCAGAACAACACGATCTCCGTAATGTCCACGTGATCACTAACGATAAACTGCCTGTTGTACGTTTTCATACTGAAGCCTATTGCTTCCAAACCACCGAACAAATTTTATTTTTCTACAATCCTGCCTACCACGAGGCCCAAAATTTATTCACGCAAGATAATTATCGTGCGCGTAAATTACGTATCGTATTTCTCGCAACTGGTGAAGATATTCGTAGTAACTCGGCCAGTTTCCATATCCGTGTACGCGAATTACTCAATGAATTAATGCCGCAATTGCCGATAACCGATCTGAAGGTGAAGATCCGTGACCATCAACACTTATCCTATGACCTGTTTGCCAAAGCCAAAGGCAATAAAGAAACCTATGGCTATAAGCTGCGAGCTATCGGTCCAAGATATAAGGCTAGAAAATGTGAACTACCAGAAAATGTCAGTTCACTGACCTATGTCACCGTGAGCTTGCCACTCAGCCGTAAGCTTAAACAAGGTTTATTGCCTGACTCGGCAACCGACTTTACACCTTTATATCAACATCTTGAAGATAGCTTCCTCAAAGCTGCTGCAAACAGGCAACTGACTCGACTCGCGATGATTGCGAATGGCTTAACCCCATTAGTACGCAATAGTAAGTTTGAAAAACTGGACAGCAAAACTGAAGTACAAATGATAGGGTTCGATCCTAATGCGACAGAGCAGCAAGTGATCCGCCGCTGGGATGCGGATAATTTAGTTGAAGCGGCGCACTTTACGATTGTTGCGGGCACCAAGGATTGCGATGATGCTGGCTATGGACGTTTTATGAATAATGTCGAAACCGCACTCAAAGCCTTTGCTGCCGAAATCGGTATTGACCCCGAGCGTGAAGACTTAGTGATACGCTTCCATCAACATATTAGTTATCAAATCTAACGTCTTCTATGTAACATAATAAGCTCACTAAACCAAAACGCCTGCATTTGCAGGCGTTTTAATGGTTATAAAATCAGAAGGTTATTATCGAGATTACATTGGACGATTTTTTTCGATAAGACGATTAAAAATCGCATTAACAGATAAAGAGGCTCCATGGGCAATCTTATCTGCCAACTTTTTCTTCACTTGATAACGCAACTTATACACTTTGCGATCTTTTGCCAGCGACATGACAACATCATCACTCGTCAGAATTTCATCAACAAGCCCGAGTTCAATGGCCTGCTGACCATACCAATGCTCACCCGTTGCCACCTTCTCCAAATTCAGTTCGGGGCGATATTTACTCACAAAGGCTTTGAACAACACATGGGTTTCTTCGAGTTCCTCTTGGAACTTCTGCCTTCCCTCATCGGTGTTTTCACCAAAAACCGTTAACGTCCGTTTGAAATCGCCAGCCGTATGCTGCTCATAGTCAATTTCATGTTTTTTCAGTAAACGATTAAAGTTCGGCAATTGGGCAACAACACCAATGGAACCGACGATAGCAAAAGGCGCGGCATAAATTTTATTTGCTACGCAAGCCATCATATAACCACCACTGGCGGCAACTTTATCAACACAGACCGTCAGCGGGATATCGGCTTGACGTAAACGATCTAACTGGCTAGAGGCTAAACCATAGCCATGGACCATTCCACCACCACTCTCAACATTAACAACGACTTCATCACCTTTTTCGGCAATGGCTAAAATGGCACTGATTTCTTCACGTAGTGAAGCAACCTCAGCAGCATCGATACTGCCCTTAAAATCAATAACAAAAACCTTACCTTTACTGGTATCCCCCTCTGTTTTGTCCTTGACCTTTTCATCTATTTTTAGCTGTTTTTCATAGGCTTTGAATTCATTTTTTGAGAGTAATTCTTCTTTTAAGCCATGTTTAAGCTCTTCTAACTCTTCAGATAAGTTGGTAATCCTCAACTCGCCCTTATCTGATTTATGTTTCACAGTCGAAGCCAATACCACAATAATAACGGCCACAATTGCGACCACTATAGTGATAGCTTTCGCCAGAAACATGCCATATTCGTATAAAAATTCCAAAGTGTTCTCCGTTGGGACGCAGGTTTGCGTATCTCTTCACTTAATTTATTGCGGGCTATTCTAACAGCCTAAAGGTCCATAAAAAAACCCAGCGTGAGCTGGGTTTTTCAGATTAAGGCAATATTAGTTAGGACAAGTCGCAATCACGTTGCTGTTTGTCACTAAAATGGTTGCATCACCACTGGCTGCATAGGTTGCTACTTGGGTTTGCATTTCAACCGTTGCAGCGGCTGCCATACCATCCGTTGATTCCTTTTCTTTAGGATCAACAAGCGAACTATGATGACCTTTAGCAAAACGAACTACACCTTTTCCTTTAGTTGTGCCATCAACACAAGGTAAACCTAATGAAGCAATCAGAGGTTCGGTTCCGGATAATGGGAAATTATCCACACGGTTTGGTAGGACCTGATCACCTAAGTTACCATTACCATCTCCCGCGACTTCAATAAGATGTACAGGTAAACCAGTCGCTTTTAACATAGCAGCATGGTTAACAGGATCCGCCGAGTCAATCGCAGTTTGTACTGCAAAAGCAAAGGTTGGA is a genomic window of Shewanella putrefaciens containing:
- a CDS encoding ABC transporter permease, translated to MELSLAWRLFKRELQQGQLLLIILAITLAVLSVSGLARVSERLQVAINGEAAAFIAADRIIDSPVIIDPTILAKAEELGLKHVTSMQFNSMVYSGDKFQLVTVRAVEVGYPLKGEIELTTGKTKALPKADEIWFETRLGGLLGYPKSIELGNSEFVLSNEISRLPDAGFNPFASSPIVLMRMEDVAKTGVIQPGSRVTYLYQFAGDEAALIAFEQSAKPLLNSTQRWVDVQSGDSPIAGAVKRAERFLLLASLMGIALACAAIGIAAQRYCQRHYDVVAMLKTFGASAKQIRLLFGMHLLLVTLLGIGLGLIGGGLLDFGISYLLPPEIAAYSPPLTRPLLLGISTGLISAFMFSAYPLMRLLAIPPLRVLQRQLEGLQLGMWLHLLLSLGAMALLGYLYSQSWALTLTVVAAVLLLGVLLSVLGFVMIRAGHSIGMKTTNPLQLALAGLRRRARQNAVQLVGFSAALVLLLTILALRQDLLNEWQKQLPENAPNYFLVNIAPDDAKPLHDFMSANGITATDIYPVIRGRLTQINGETLISNEQREAGEKGRVGISRELNLTWRNTLPANNELIEGQFNQATDDVSVESGVAERLGIGLGDKLTYIIDNQELTVKVASIRTVHWETLQPNFFMIFTQEALAPFAYTSMASFFLDEKGLDAQATNAEGMPKASVILALIQQFPTVSIIDVGAMVEQLRQIIEQVSLSLTLVLVLVLLASGLVLIAQTEAGMATRQRELAVLRTFGASGWLLRSATGLEFALLGGIAGVLAVIVAEFALYLLKTQVFELNVYMHWPWWAIAPVSGALLVALLGVWRCRQLLNQSCSELLKAGS
- a CDS encoding ABC transporter ATP-binding protein, encoding MSNVILKNSAINVVNLEKSVITQEGTLTILKGINLDVKQGESVAILGPSGSGKSTLLGLLAALDTPTSGEIWLDGVALSPLNEEQKAALRKQKVSFIFQSFMLVDTLTALENVMLPAELAGVKNAKEKAQAMLERVGLSHRLTHLPKQLSGGEQQRVAIARAFICEPTVLFADEPTGNLDGVNGHKIADMLFELNQESHTTLILVTHDLLLAKRCQRQLVMDNGHLQEDNARAVVSTPSVAPDILANAKEA
- a CDS encoding arylesterase, with translation MAKTLGAFILLSMLMATPVHAAKVLILGDSLGASYGMSEQLGWVAMLQKNLPEHQFINGSVSGETTAGGLRRLPALLDSVSPDLVVVELGGNDGLRGFPPTQLENNLIQIITLAQKSGAKVLLTEIMVPPNYGPRYTQKFTQVYQDISKTQNIELIPFFMQEIAPYPDLMQRDGIHPNEKAQAKIAAWMQPWIEKALNQ
- a CDS encoding DUF3083 family protein; this translates as MSLSHQQKVYIPKEARTNQFITAEIKVTDELLSQYPDYQSCYQTLSRLIFNLAEQHDLRNVHVITNDKLPVVRFHTEAYCFQTTEQILFFYNPAYHEAQNLFTQDNYRARKLRIVFLATGEDIRSNSASFHIRVRELLNELMPQLPITDLKVKIRDHQHLSYDLFAKAKGNKETYGYKLRAIGPRYKARKCELPENVSSLTYVTVSLPLSRKLKQGLLPDSATDFTPLYQHLEDSFLKAAANRQLTRLAMIANGLTPLVRNSKFEKLDSKTEVQMIGFDPNATEQQVIRRWDADNLVEAAHFTIVAGTKDCDDAGYGRFMNNVETALKAFAAEIGIDPEREDLVIRFHQHISYQI
- the sohB gene encoding protease SohB, giving the protein MEFLYEYGMFLAKAITIVVAIVAVIIVVLASTVKHKSDKGELRITNLSEELEELKHGLKEELLSKNEFKAYEKQLKIDEKVKDKTEGDTSKGKVFVIDFKGSIDAAEVASLREEISAILAIAEKGDEVVVNVESGGGMVHGYGLASSQLDRLRQADIPLTVCVDKVAASGGYMMACVANKIYAAPFAIVGSIGVVAQLPNFNRLLKKHEIDYEQHTAGDFKRTLTVFGENTDEGRQKFQEELEETHVLFKAFVSKYRPELNLEKVATGEHWYGQQAIELGLVDEILTSDDVVMSLAKDRKVYKLRYQVKKKLADKIAHGASLSVNAIFNRLIEKNRPM